The segment aatgtatttaatcatCATTACACACGCTACTGTGCTCTGCACCTGACTTACTGACACAAGATATTAGATTTTAGATCTACTTCAGATTTGAATTATTAAGTCGTCAAACGTTTCTGGTTGGAATGTCATGTCTGTCTCCACATAAGTCAGTTGCAATATTTCAGTGCTCTATGTGTGGTGTAGATGGAttattgtctctgtgtgtcactcaGCAGAGAAGAATAGAAACCATGACTACTTCAGTAAACAAGAGTTAAGCAGGTTTGTTCACACACCACAGAGAAATGCAGACACTGTAGGGAATCACTGCACGGTTGTGCCGCAAGCTTGTGATTTCTACATTCAAGGTAAGCAATAGAGTCATTACTTCTAGGTTGTTATTTGAATAGCCTCCAAATTAGAATATTTGAGACttgcaaaataatttcttttattttgagctgacatttttacagtatttgttgttTCAGATACCAAGGATTCAGTGCTACTGATAATGTTGATAAACCAAtagacaaaatgttcataaaaCATGTTAACCATGGACACCCCAATCGCCACCATGAATTGTTTCAGCCTTGTCGAGCCTACAGGGGGGAACCACCCACAGTGGCAGGTAAatgcctttaattttctgttgtGGTGTTAATCAGTTTTAGTAATGCtttaaatcaggggtgtcaGACCCATTTTGATCTGGGGCCGCATACAACTTAATTGGATCTCAAGGGAGCAAAACCaataaaataatagtgaaaTTACATGTAAGTAACAGAAAGTCCAcctattttttctttgtattgtagattttaaagaaaatgtagtttgattttttttcccctccatatTCCATATTTATCACATGGGCCGGAACCATACATTTGTCTCCCCTGCTTTAACACATCTGCATTTATAATGagcaaaattaatttgtttttgtgaggTCTTTTATTTGGGTACATTTGGTTTAATGGGTGGAATACTCTGTCTGAATTCTTCTGTGAGAAtgactaaaacatttaaaatcaaggGTTTCTGTCTTTAAATCTTAGGGTGATTCTCTGATTTCATTAACAGGAATAAAGCATTGCTGTTTCATCACAGATCTCACTTGCCTTGAATGAATGATTGGCCATTATCATTTACAATAACCATTTACACTTTTCACCCATTTTTGATTTCCCAAGGATTCCTCCTCTACCCAGAGACTCCTACGAAGATGGAGACCACGTCAAGAGAAGCTTTCTGCTTTAGACCAGTTCCACAACGACACAAAGGTGTGTAGTCTTTTATCAGCTCAGAGAATAAATGTGCTTAGGATGAGGTgtgagttttgtttgtttgtcttacaAATGCTTTGGGTTGTGTGTACAAATTCACATCAGATCAGGGAAAATTAGATATAagtattttctttcattcatacatttactGTTGTTTATTTATAATTCATCTTCCAATAATGAAATGACTAATTGAAATAGCAACAGAACAAAAATGCACTTCACATTCAGTAAGGAAAGAACATTATTTATCCATCagaatttattaaatataaatattaatttttttctgaaatcaaTTGTTTGTACATAAAATAAGATATTTAGAGCAGACGGTAGAAAACATGCAAGATTTGTGTTGACAGGAACTGAAGCTGTGGAAAATGTTTTGAGAACAATTCAAATGAATGGGTTACCAAAattttttatacagtatatttttccatgatgtcatcattagcAGAAGTAGGAGACGTTCGATGAGATATTGCCTTGCTGTGTATGACATAAAACCCTTATCAGTTATCACTACCCCTCAGAAGACCTGGTTGCACACAGCTCACTAGAGTCCTGCTGTTCTACTTCCACTTCCTTGAGACAAACAGATGGAGGGAACAGAGAGCGAGTGGTGGACGAGGATGAAGGCAGCCATGCTCCCACAGAGCTGACAGTGGTGAATAAAGAAGACGATGCAACCGAGATGCTGTCCCAGTATCAGAATGATTTCCCTCCTCCGTCCTCCTGCCGCAGGAGGCGCACACCTGCCCTCCCACAGCCAGACAACATTGGCATTAATCCCGCCTTCAGGTGAGCGCTGGTTTGCCATCTTCATATCAATTCAGCAATTATCCCATTAATGTCAGTGGTTTTGGTTTCACAGGATTGAATTAAGCACGGTCCAAAGAGAGGCGTACCCAGGCTGGCCCATCTTGAATCCCAAGTACACCAACAGGCTGAGAGTAGCCTCGTCCAGCAGGCCAAAGGCTTCTGAGTAATGACCTATGGTGCATGAAAAAAGTCGGCTCTTTTGAGATGTTAGCATCTGCTGGTTCGCCTACTGAAAATTACTTAATAAATTGTTAAAAGTGTCAAAATAATGTTTGCAATTTCCAAAACTGTAGTCTATGTCTATCATAACAGTGATCTGATGTaattaaacataaatgttttgtttttagggaTCATATCTGATTTCAGTGTGACTCCCTTTATAACTGGTTTGATATAATTGGAAATAAATACAAGTCATGTTTCCGAGGTGTTGAGGTCTGTCTCCCTGTCCACAGTGACACAATACAGGTCTGCAATTATTTCACATACACCTTTCATGGCACGTTTGTTCTGttaaaagtcacattttcagtttattcatTCTCATAATTGATTGATGATGTGTGCAGCATATGGAGTCACTGGTTAGAGCTCGATGGACTGATGCTAAGAAATAAGACAGCACTCGTGGAAAGAGGAAACAACCCAGTTTGACAAATGACACATAATCCATTTTAGTGGGGTTCAAAATACAGTTGCAACCCCACTGAAACCGGTACGCAGGCCACAGCTGCTTGCTGGTGTTTTAAACGAACCAACATGACATTGTGAGGAACAATGCAATGGTAACCTGAAAAATCACTGCAGCAAGTGGGCCTTGGCTTCATCATTCATCGCCAGTCAGAGCAGATGTTAACTTTCAGCTACCctcctcctcaaaaatggctaaacgGAAGGTGAGCGCTGAGAAAAGCGGGGTTTCCAAGCCAGTTGAGAGGCACAGATTGAATCCGATTAACAGGCACTAGAAGTGGATAAAAACTACACAGACTGCGAAATGTCTGGACGGAAGTGGGGATCAATACAGTATGCTGTACTCAACTGCAAAAGAAAAGGTTGGAAAGGGAAAGGGTTGCTTCAGGCTGCCATGTCAATACCAAACAGAACCTCTGAATATGAACCACAAAAAAACTCAAgtcatgataaaataaaaatatttcatcaagTGTTTGATATGTCCACAAGCCACAGTCCAGACCACAAGCCTTTGGATCCGTCTGTTTGGATGATCTTCACCTCCTGTCCCGGTATCTGCTcctctctccgtgtctgcggtcctccctctcccttcctCGGTCCCGGTcatctctccttcctctgctgCCCCACTCAGCGTCTCTGTGTCGGTCTCGGTCCTCCGTGTCTCTCAGCCCAGGTCTGTCCCGCTCCCTCCCGCCACCACCCCATTCCTGACCGACCCCGAGGTTAATGGGTTTCCGGAAAGGCCTGTCCCTGCCACCAAAACGCAGCTGTCCGGACTCCTTCTTCCCTCCCTGGCCGCCACCGAGCCGCCGGGGGATCCATCCCTTGAGGGTCCTC is part of the Antennarius striatus isolate MH-2024 chromosome 13, ASM4005453v1, whole genome shotgun sequence genome and harbors:
- the si:dkeyp-69c1.9 gene encoding uncharacterized protein si:dkeyp-69c1.9 isoform X1; translation: MFIKHVNHGHPNRHHELFQPCRAYRGEPPTVAGFLLYPETPTKMETTSREAFCFRPVPQRHKEDLVAHSSLESCCSTSTSLRQTDGGNRERVVDEDEGSHAPTELTVVNKEDDATEMLSQYQNDFPPPSSCRRRRTPALPQPDNIGINPAFRIELSTVQREAYPGWPILNPKYTNRLRVASSSRPKASE
- the si:dkeyp-69c1.9 gene encoding uncharacterized protein si:dkeyp-69c1.9 isoform X2, translated to MFIKHVNHGHPNRHHELFQPCRAYRGEPPTVAGFLLYPETPTKMETTSREAFCFRPVPQRHKDGGNRERVVDEDEGSHAPTELTVVNKEDDATEMLSQYQNDFPPPSSCRRRRTPALPQPDNIGINPAFRIELSTVQREAYPGWPILNPKYTNRLRVASSSRPKASE